One window of the Haloarcula halobia genome contains the following:
- a CDS encoding molybdopterin-dependent oxidoreductase, which produces MSRQTPDDDRWMDSSGISRRDFVKGLGAASLLGATGLSFADDGMRGLQAVDDPIGDYPYRDWEDLYREEWDWDSVARSTHSVNCTGSCSWNVFVKDGQVWREEQAGDYPTIDDDLPDPNPRGCQKGACYTDYVNADQRVTHPLRRTGDRGEGQWERISWDEALTEIADHVIDEVQEGRYDAISGFTPIPAMSPVSFASGSRLVNLLGGVSHSFYDWYSDLPPGQPITWGTQTDNAESADWYNADYLVAWGSNVNVTRIPDAKYFLDAGYNGTKRVGVFTDYSQTAIHTDEWISPEGGTDTALALGMAQTIVSEGLYDEAHLKEQTDMPLLVREDTGKFLRASEVGMATDADDPEKVFVMVDADGTLRTAPGSLGERDGQHDPDASIELDFDPQLSADRTVQADDGTVRVRTVWENLRDELAQYTPEFVHEETGVGENTYQRVAREFAEADAAKIIHGKGVNDWYHNDLGNRAIQLLVTLTGNLGEPGTGLDHYVGQEKIWTFHGWKVLSFPTGSVRGVPTTLWTYFHAGILDNTDPDTAEKIRHSIDEGWMPVYPEEREDGFRPDPTTMFVWRGNYFNQAKGNLAVDEQLWPKLDLVVDINFRMDSTAMYSDIVLPAASHYEKYDLNMTDMHTYVHPFTPAVEPLGEARTDWEIFRSLAEKIQERAIERDVDPVEDRKFDRTIDLTTIYDDYVRDWETGEEDALEDGRAASEFILEHSEESNPSDTDDQITFADTEEQPQRLLAAGSHWTSDIEEGEAYVPWQSYVHDKEPWPTFTGRQQYYVDHDWFLELDEALPTHKRGPQDTGGDYPLSYNTPHSRWSIHSTWRENTKMLRLQRGEPTVFINPDDAAERGIEDGDTVEVFNDLGAVEVQAKYYPSSEPGTLRHFFSWEKFQYPGRDNFNTLVPMYMKPTQLVQYPEETGEHLHFFPNYWGPTGVNSDVRVDVRPAGGDDQ; this is translated from the coding sequence ATGAGTAGACAGACTCCCGACGACGATCGCTGGATGGACAGCTCCGGAATCAGCAGACGCGACTTCGTGAAGGGCCTCGGTGCCGCGTCGTTGCTCGGTGCGACCGGCCTCTCCTTTGCCGACGACGGGATGCGCGGCCTGCAGGCCGTCGACGACCCCATCGGGGACTACCCCTACCGGGACTGGGAGGATCTCTACCGCGAGGAGTGGGACTGGGACTCCGTCGCCCGCTCGACCCACAGCGTCAACTGCACCGGGTCGTGCTCGTGGAACGTCTTCGTCAAGGACGGCCAGGTCTGGCGCGAGGAGCAGGCCGGTGACTACCCGACCATCGACGACGACCTCCCGGACCCGAACCCCCGCGGGTGTCAGAAGGGAGCCTGTTACACCGACTACGTCAACGCGGACCAGCGAGTGACCCACCCCCTCCGGCGCACCGGGGACCGGGGCGAGGGCCAGTGGGAGCGCATCTCCTGGGACGAGGCGCTGACCGAGATCGCCGACCACGTCATCGACGAGGTCCAGGAGGGCCGATACGACGCCATCTCCGGGTTCACACCCATCCCGGCGATGTCACCCGTCTCCTTTGCCAGCGGCTCTCGGCTGGTCAACCTGCTGGGCGGCGTCTCGCACAGCTTCTACGACTGGTACTCCGACCTGCCGCCTGGCCAGCCAATCACCTGGGGCACCCAGACCGACAACGCCGAGTCGGCGGACTGGTACAACGCCGACTACCTCGTCGCCTGGGGGTCGAACGTCAACGTCACGCGCATCCCCGACGCGAAGTACTTCCTCGACGCCGGCTACAACGGCACCAAGCGCGTCGGCGTCTTCACCGACTACTCCCAGACGGCCATCCACACCGACGAGTGGATCTCGCCGGAGGGCGGGACCGACACCGCGCTCGCGCTCGGGATGGCCCAGACCATCGTCAGCGAGGGCCTGTACGACGAGGCCCACCTCAAAGAGCAGACCGACATGCCGCTGCTCGTCCGCGAGGACACCGGGAAGTTCCTCCGGGCGAGCGAGGTCGGAATGGCGACCGACGCCGACGACCCCGAGAAGGTGTTCGTGATGGTCGACGCCGACGGGACTCTCAGGACTGCGCCGGGGTCGCTCGGCGAACGTGACGGCCAGCACGACCCCGATGCGAGCATCGAACTCGACTTCGACCCGCAGTTGTCGGCCGACCGGACCGTCCAGGCCGACGACGGCACGGTCCGGGTCCGCACGGTCTGGGAGAATCTCCGGGACGAACTCGCCCAGTACACCCCCGAGTTCGTCCACGAGGAGACCGGCGTCGGCGAGAACACCTACCAGCGCGTCGCCCGCGAGTTCGCCGAGGCCGACGCCGCGAAGATCATCCACGGCAAGGGCGTCAACGACTGGTACCACAACGACCTGGGCAACCGCGCCATCCAGTTGCTCGTGACGCTGACGGGCAACCTCGGCGAGCCCGGGACCGGGCTGGACCACTACGTCGGCCAGGAGAAGATCTGGACGTTCCACGGCTGGAAGGTCCTCTCGTTCCCCACCGGCAGCGTCCGGGGCGTGCCGACGACGCTGTGGACCTACTTCCACGCCGGCATCCTCGACAACACCGATCCCGACACGGCCGAGAAGATCCGCCACTCCATCGACGAGGGGTGGATGCCGGTGTACCCGGAGGAACGTGAGGACGGCTTCCGGCCGGACCCGACGACCATGTTCGTCTGGCGGGGCAACTACTTCAACCAGGCCAAGGGCAACCTCGCCGTCGATGAGCAGCTCTGGCCGAAACTCGACCTCGTGGTGGACATCAACTTCCGGATGGACTCGACGGCGATGTACTCGGACATCGTCCTGCCGGCGGCGAGTCACTACGAGAAGTACGACCTGAACATGACGGACATGCACACGTACGTGCACCCGTTCACGCCCGCCGTCGAACCGCTGGGCGAGGCCCGGACCGACTGGGAGATATTCCGCTCGCTGGCCGAGAAGATTCAAGAGCGGGCCATCGAACGCGACGTCGACCCGGTCGAGGACCGCAAGTTCGACCGCACAATCGACCTCACCACCATCTACGACGACTACGTCCGCGACTGGGAGACCGGCGAGGAGGACGCCCTCGAAGACGGCCGCGCGGCCTCCGAGTTCATCCTCGAACACTCCGAGGAGTCGAACCCGAGCGACACCGACGACCAGATAACCTTCGCCGACACGGAGGAGCAGCCCCAGCGCCTCCTGGCCGCCGGGAGCCACTGGACCTCCGACATCGAAGAGGGCGAGGCGTACGTTCCCTGGCAGAGTTACGTTCACGACAAGGAACCCTGGCCGACGTTCACCGGCCGCCAGCAGTACTACGTCGACCACGACTGGTTCCTCGAACTCGACGAGGCGTTGCCGACCCACAAGCGAGGCCCCCAGGACACCGGCGGGGACTACCCCCTGTCGTACAACACGCCCCACAGCAGGTGGTCCATCCACTCGACGTGGCGCGAGAACACGAAGATGCTCCGCCTCCAGCGGGGCGAACCAACCGTCTTCATCAATCCCGACGACGCCGCCGAACGCGGCATCGAAGACGGCGACACCGTCGAGGTGTTCAACGACCTCGGCGCAGTCGAGGTACAGGCGAAGTACTACCCCTCCAGCGAACCCGGGACGCTGCGGCACTTCTTCTCCTGGGAGAAGTTCCAGTACCCCGGTCGCGACAACTTCAACACCCTCGTCCCGATGTACATGAAACCGACCCAGCTCGTCCAGTACCCCGAGGAAACCGGCGAACACCTGCACTTCTTCCCCAACTACTGGGGACCGACCGGCGTCAACAGCGACGTCCGCGTGGACGTACGGCCCGCGGGGGGTGACGACCAGTGA
- a CDS encoding cytochrome b yields the protein MSRSERLYGWFDSRLDLESAQRFLGKAFPAEDSFLLGEVAMFCFLLLVLSGVFLGFFFEPSTSDVEYDGSVQKFQGQEMPEAFVSVLHITYDVPFGMFIRRLHHWAAHLFVASIGLHMLRVFFTGAYRNPREPNWVVGTGLAALAMGAAYTGYALPFDEFAATATGIGYNLTVSIPVVGDFLGQVVFGGEFPSSATIPRLYFLHVLIIPLLIAGGLALHMTILIRQKHTEAPRDGDVESGRRTVDEDDDDVIVGLPAFPNQAAVSAVVFFVTAATLSALAGLLPVHNVAEYGPNDPASTPALIMPDWFLMWVYGFLKLLPTWASFTVGGVHVSGEFIGGIVLPGLVFAAVAAWPFIDRTPEPTHFTADPLSRPWQTGVGVAAVAFIMIASIAGMNNILADQVLDTTTGVVNPVLSAALLLVPPLFGVVTYLLLRDEDAGAGVDEDGVAADGGADTPAGEGEGGGDGDD from the coding sequence ATGTCCCGTTCAGAGCGGCTCTACGGCTGGTTCGACAGCAGACTCGACCTCGAGTCTGCACAGCGGTTCCTGGGGAAGGCATTCCCCGCCGAGGACTCGTTCCTGCTGGGCGAGGTGGCGATGTTTTGCTTCCTCCTGCTAGTGCTCTCGGGGGTCTTCCTCGGGTTCTTCTTCGAACCCTCCACCTCCGACGTCGAGTACGACGGGAGCGTCCAGAAGTTCCAGGGCCAGGAGATGCCCGAGGCGTTCGTCTCGGTGCTGCACATCACCTACGACGTCCCGTTCGGGATGTTCATCCGCCGACTCCACCACTGGGCGGCCCACCTGTTCGTCGCTTCCATCGGGTTGCACATGCTGCGGGTCTTCTTCACCGGGGCCTACCGCAACCCCCGCGAACCGAACTGGGTCGTCGGTACCGGCCTCGCCGCCCTCGCGATGGGCGCGGCCTACACCGGGTACGCGCTGCCCTTCGACGAGTTCGCCGCCACGGCGACGGGCATCGGCTACAACCTGACCGTCTCCATCCCCGTCGTCGGGGACTTCCTCGGGCAGGTTGTCTTCGGCGGCGAGTTCCCCAGCAGCGCGACCATCCCCAGACTATACTTCCTGCACGTCCTCATCATCCCGCTGCTCATCGCCGGCGGCCTGGCGCTGCACATGACGATCCTGATACGACAGAAACACACCGAGGCCCCGCGCGACGGCGACGTCGAGTCGGGCCGGCGAACGGTCGACGAGGACGACGACGACGTCATCGTCGGTTTGCCCGCGTTCCCGAATCAGGCCGCCGTCTCGGCCGTCGTGTTCTTCGTGACGGCGGCGACCCTGTCGGCACTCGCCGGCCTGCTCCCGGTCCACAACGTCGCCGAGTACGGGCCGAACGACCCCGCGTCCACCCCGGCGCTCATCATGCCCGACTGGTTCCTGATGTGGGTATACGGCTTCCTGAAACTGCTCCCGACGTGGGCCAGTTTCACAGTCGGCGGCGTCCACGTCAGCGGGGAGTTCATCGGCGGCATCGTCCTGCCTGGACTGGTCTTTGCCGCCGTCGCCGCCTGGCCGTTCATCGACCGAACCCCCGAACCGACGCACTTCACAGCCGATCCGCTCTCCCGGCCGTGGCAGACCGGCGTCGGCGTCGCCGCAGTCGCGTTCATCATGATCGCCTCCATCGCCGGGATGAACAACATCCTCGCCGATCAGGTGCTGGATACGACTACCGGCGTCGTGAACCCCGTCCTGAGCGCCGCGTTGCTCCTGGTGCCCCCGCTGTTCGGCGTCGTGACCTATCTCCTTCTACGCGACGAGGACGCGGGGGCCGGCGTTGACGAGGACGGCGTCGCCGCCGACGGTGGGGCGGATACGCCGGCCGGCGAGGGCGAAGGAGGTGGTGACGGCGATGACTGA
- a CDS encoding ubiquinol-cytochrome c reductase iron-sulfur subunit — protein sequence MMDYPKPDDDGTEECSCSGELETRPTLYSDVRAELRRRDFAKFLATVGGVTAVASLTAPLASLTQVFERGYEGPVYSDGVPLVDEAGERIAEDRLNEGELLTVFPEPRPGIEDAPTLLVRFPESEYGGGIEMGFTVSGYAAFSKVCTHAGCMVSDREDDLLVCPCHFGKFAPLRGAAVTDGPPGRPLPQLPITLSSDGYLVATGDFEGPVGAGGE from the coding sequence CTGATGGACTATCCGAAACCCGACGACGACGGCACGGAGGAGTGTTCGTGTTCCGGGGAACTCGAGACGCGTCCGACGCTCTACAGCGACGTGCGCGCCGAGCTGCGAAGACGTGACTTCGCGAAGTTCCTCGCGACGGTCGGCGGCGTGACCGCAGTGGCGAGTCTCACCGCCCCGCTGGCGAGTCTCACGCAGGTATTCGAGCGTGGGTACGAGGGCCCGGTCTACTCGGATGGCGTCCCGCTCGTCGACGAGGCGGGCGAGCGCATCGCCGAGGACCGTCTGAACGAGGGCGAGCTGCTGACGGTCTTCCCGGAACCACGACCCGGCATCGAGGACGCGCCGACGCTCCTCGTGCGCTTCCCCGAGAGCGAGTACGGCGGCGGCATCGAGATGGGCTTTACGGTCAGTGGCTACGCCGCGTTCTCGAAAGTATGTACGCACGCCGGCTGTATGGTCTCGGACCGAGAGGACGACCTGCTCGTCTGCCCGTGTCACTTCGGCAAGTTCGCCCCGCTTCGGGGCGCGGCCGTGACCGATGGGCCGCCCGGGCGACCGCTTCCGCAGTTGCCCATCACGCTGAGCAGCGACGGGTACTTGGTCGCGACCGGCGACTTCGAGGGTCCGGTCGGCGCGGGGGGAGAGTAG